The Arachis ipaensis cultivar K30076 chromosome B10, Araip1.1, whole genome shotgun sequence DNA window TGACATAGTGACAATTTTGGACTACCATTGGAAAGATGTGTCGCTAAATTATTTGTGACGATTTTTTCACTAATTTGTAACACTAGTCAATGTGTTTTTTATACTATATTTCGTGACGGCTTAAAACCGtcactaagttaataaattatgtGATAATTTCTCTTTATATTTTGTGACTTTTTAAATTATCACAATATTTTGAACGACAGTTTGAAACCATCACTATGTTACTAATTTCTATAAACATCCCCAATCTCTCTGGTATCAAGTTTCTTATTTTTGAATACTTGTGGCATTTCAAAAATGCCACAATCTTTATAGCAGCAtcactttttgtttgatttttaccaaaattattttcattgtaaataataataatttatatatatgtatacaaaTACTATAATATCAAAAATTTCCTTCACAAAAGTAGAATTCCACAAAAATACCAACATTGTATttcaaaacataaaataaaaaataagagaaaactaaaaataaagaaaaatcccTCTGGGATCTACAACATTTAGTTCAAGgtgttcatcttcttcctctttgaATTGCATAAGCCTTCTCCTTTTAATACCTGCAATAAtatagaaaaaataagaaaaaactgaATATATGTCAATTCAGCAAATTGTTGAGTATTACACTCTAAACAAATTGACCtataaatatgaaaattttaTCAAGGATGTTAGAGTCAACCAAAAAGATAGAATCAACCCAAAAAGAAGTGATTCATCATCATCAGCTCTAAGTGATTTCAAGTATTCAACTATTGAGGCTACTTGGCTTTGATGTTGAAAACGCTTTCATAGTTAGAGAAACTGCATTACATTGCACGTCATCTGCCGGCCTCTGAGAGTCAATAGCGACACGTTCTATAGTCGAAGTGACAATAATTTCTTCTATTCCTGAATAAATCAATTTACAATAGACCATTTATGCACCAAGCtgttaattaattttgaaagaaaaacaaaacacaaTCTAAACATGCAATTGCTTCCTAAAATCATGCACTACTTGGCCAGCAGCGGCAATGTGATTCTCTTTATCAACCAGGGCACTATCCAACTGCCTCACATTTAATTTCAAGATCAAGTTGGTGAATTTCATATAAACCAGAAGGAATCATTACATTAGACAAAAATATAAGTGTATATCAACAAAATTCGGCATGAGATGTCTTTTCATCCTTATACATACATGTGCAGAAGAGATTTATATTCATCACACAGATCTTGTAGAAGAACTAAGGTAGGAAATTGTGCTGAAATGCTAGAAGAACAAGAGAAAAATGGGAGACTGACCTGTTCGCAGAGCGCCAGAACTGCACATTAAAGAGAACAAGCATGTAAGAAGACAATTTCAACTCACACAAATGCATTAAGTAAATCAAAGAGGAAGGTTTAGGTGACAATTAGGAATAAATCATATCCACAAATTAGCAAAATCAAATGCGTTAAGACActtgcaaaataaaataattatataaagtaaTTATCTTTCAAATATGATTACTTGCTATACAAATGTATAATTAAGTTACATCATCTGCCTCTTGACATATATCAGCATCTTTTCCACAAAGTGTTCTCAATGCTGCCTCGAATTCTTTTCCTCGGTCTCTCTTCACCTGCAGTCAATTTTTGGTCAGTATTCTCTGATGTTTTCACTTTTGAATGACAATGTAACTGAAAATTAGTTTCTTACCAGCCATCTAGGAGACTCTGGAATGATAAAAAAGACCCAAAAGCAACACAAAAGTGGGTATGAGGCCTGCAAAAAGGTGCAAACACTAACCTATTGAGTCTTCCAGCATAGTATCTTAAGTTTCAATTTCTAATCTTTTCAGAATTAACATTCAAATAGGGAAGTAAACTAACCAATTAAAGCTAAAGTCTTTCATGAGAGTACATTTCCAATTACAAATGAAACAGATACTGCACCACAAATCATGAACTACAATAATTTCAAATGTCCCAGTTTGAGTTCCCTTTTCTTTACCTTACAGTAATTTTTATCCATATATTAACATGGAGCCAAATGCACTCCAAGACAGAAAAAATGGAAGATCCAACAgtagaataattaattaataatagtaataaatatattattaaataacaacaacaaacaaaaaaatgACAAGCATATTCTATCctatgaaaaaaattataaatataatacaCAAATTCAGATATAGCAATAAAGCTTCTATGTCTCTGTATCACAATTTCAGAATTAcaatctaaaataaaattttcttcattattttctttttccttttatgatttttcttttccatacACGAAACCTAGCTAAGAATCAATCATAGTAAAGTGAATTACAGCTGTAGGGTGACAGAACAGACCTTCAGAGCTTCACCATGGAGAACTAGACTTTCATTTTCTCGCAAAGATCGATTCAGCAACTTGGAAAAGTCAAAGTTCCAAatccaaataaaaaaacaaattaaatatagtCAAAGCTCCAAATCAAATGAAGCAAAGCAAACGTGTTTGAAGTCTGCATTACTATTTTGTTTCAAGTTTTGTTCATTCGAACTTCAATTACACAATAAACTAGTTAGCTATTGTAATAATAAACTTTCCTATTCAATTCAATCCTATATGCTACCTTTATATCTCTTACCTATTATTAGGATAAGAAACAATGATTTGcttttaagaattaaaataaaagtacaaAAGAATTATTACACACAGCAGCAGAGGATTAATTAAACATATAAATTAGGAATATATGTACACCTTATTCTTTCTCATAAAAAGCTTTTACATTTTCATGACTCTCAAACTATATTGCAGGACAAATATTAAGTTTACAAACAAATGAATAAGAATTTCATGATTGCACAAACCTTAAAATTGAAACTTAACATACAGTAAGATAGAGACTCAAAGGAATAAGCATAAAGGTTTACCTTGATTTCCTTAGATGGACGAAGCATTTCGTCGAACAGGTCAGATGCATAAAGACACAAATGCAAAAGTTCAACCATAATTGTTTCACTTAGCTGCTCTGTTCGTGATGGGGAAAGAGAAGAAAGGTTTGCTAGGAG harbors:
- the LOC107623969 gene encoding sugar transporter ERD6-like 6 isoform X3, translating into MVELLHLCLYASDLFDEMLRPSKEIKLLNRSLRENESLVLHGEALKASYPLLCCFWVFFIIPESPRWLVKRDRGKEFEAALRTLCGKDADICQEADDFWRSANRNRRNYCHFDYRTCRY
- the LOC107623969 gene encoding sugar transporter ERD6-like 18 isoform X1 produces the protein MHSCIQGANLSSLSPSRTEQLSETIMVELLHLCLYASDLFDEMLRPSKEIKLLNRSLRENESLVLHGEALKASYPLLCCFWVFFIIPESPRWLVKRDRGKEFEAALRTLCGKDADICQEADDFWRSANRNRRNYCHFDYRTCRY
- the LOC107623969 gene encoding uncharacterized protein LOC107623969 isoform X2 — protein: MHSCIQGANLSSLSPSRTEQLSETIMVELLHLCLYASDLFDEMLRPSKEIKLLNRSLRENESLVLHGEALKASYPLLCCFWVFFIIPESPRWLVKRDRGKEFEAALRTLCGKDADICQEADDFWRSANRY